The following are encoded together in the Streptomyces flavofungini genome:
- a CDS encoding response regulator transcription factor, with product MDTEQTKVRVAIVDDEQLVRMALRLIIDGEPDLTVVAEAADGNAALTAVDEQRPDVVLMDVRMPGRDGLSATRELLTRRPAPRVLMLTTFDSDDLVLGALRAGALGFVLKDTQPSQILDAVRTVAGGNPVLSPAATARVIAAATGPQSAHARDPSREAARKQLSTLTERERETARAIADGLGNPEIARRLRIRVATVKAHTTNLFAKLQVENRVQIALLVRDAEN from the coding sequence GTGGACACCGAACAGACGAAGGTCCGTGTCGCCATCGTCGACGACGAACAACTGGTGCGCATGGCGCTGCGCCTCATCATCGACGGTGAACCGGACCTGACCGTCGTCGCGGAGGCGGCCGACGGGAACGCCGCGCTCACCGCCGTGGACGAACAGCGGCCGGACGTCGTCCTGATGGACGTGCGCATGCCCGGCCGTGACGGTCTCAGCGCGACCCGGGAACTCCTCACCCGGCGGCCCGCGCCGCGGGTGCTCATGCTGACCACCTTCGACTCCGACGATCTGGTGCTCGGCGCGCTGCGCGCCGGAGCACTCGGCTTCGTACTCAAGGACACCCAGCCCTCGCAGATCCTCGACGCGGTACGGACCGTCGCGGGCGGCAACCCCGTCCTGTCGCCCGCGGCCACGGCGCGAGTGATCGCCGCGGCCACCGGACCGCAGTCCGCGCACGCCCGCGACCCGTCCCGCGAAGCCGCGCGGAAACAGCTGTCCACCCTGACCGAGCGGGAACGCGAGACCGCCCGGGCCATCGCGGACGGCCTGGGCAACCCGGAGATCGCCCGACGGCTCCGCATCAGAGTCGCCACCGTCAAGGCGCACACGACCAACCTGTTCGCCAAGCTGCAGGTCGAGAACCGGGTGCAGATCGCGCTTTTGGTCCGCGACGCGGAGAACTGA
- a CDS encoding NPCBM/NEW2 domain-containing protein, whose amino-acid sequence MRHLSRRTIRRRVVGSLAAALLCAAGLAAPAVARDTRTTDSAQPPGADGAQPREQARGSEGPRLPDGLALTPPMGFNNWNATHCRADFDESMVKGIADIFVEKGLKDAGYEYVNLDDCWALPQRDADGKLVPDPKRFPNGIKAVADYVHSKGLKLGIYTSAGTKTCNSAGFPGALGHERSDAQQFADWGVDYLKYDNCNNQGVDAKKRYIAMRDALKAASETTGRPIVYSICEWGENKPWEWAADVGHLWRTTGDISDNWGSMLSIMKKNLPLAQHAGPGRWNDPDMLEVGNGGMTATEYRSHFSMWSIMAAPLLIGSDLRKVSPETFDILGNKEVIAVDQDPLGKQGHVVSSEGGRWVVAKEMKDGSRAVALFNETGSPKTITTTAKAVGLPAADGYSLRDLWKHESYNVAGTISATVPAHGTVLVRVSADDQWHHKPPAVDLGTATDPLVEAGKAEKVLTKVANRGSTDARDVRVSLTGPSGWRLKATSPTRASTLRTGEVLGTSWQVTAPRDAKPGAYALGLKASHRAPGGGRVQLELPLTARVVVAPPTGDTALSGLPWLSTTNGWGPVEKDTSNGESAAGDGRPLTIGGKVYAKGLGVHAQSTVEYYAGGTCKKLTAQVGVDDEKPDKGTVAFQIWADGRLAAATGVLTTADPAETVSADVRGAEVIRLVVTDGGDGIDSDHADWAEPVLNC is encoded by the coding sequence ATGCGTCACCTTTCCCGCCGCACCATCCGCCGAAGAGTGGTCGGGTCGCTCGCCGCGGCGCTGCTCTGCGCGGCCGGGCTCGCGGCGCCCGCCGTCGCCCGCGACACCCGGACCACGGACTCCGCCCAGCCGCCCGGAGCGGACGGTGCCCAGCCCCGGGAGCAGGCCCGGGGAAGCGAGGGCCCCCGGCTGCCGGACGGCCTCGCACTCACCCCTCCGATGGGCTTCAACAACTGGAACGCCACGCACTGCCGCGCCGACTTCGATGAGTCGATGGTCAAAGGGATCGCCGACATCTTCGTCGAGAAGGGCCTCAAGGACGCGGGGTACGAGTACGTCAACCTCGACGACTGCTGGGCGCTGCCGCAGCGCGACGCCGACGGCAAGCTGGTGCCCGACCCCAAGCGGTTCCCGAACGGCATCAAGGCGGTCGCCGACTACGTCCACTCCAAGGGGCTCAAGCTCGGCATCTACACCAGCGCGGGCACGAAGACCTGCAATTCCGCGGGCTTCCCCGGCGCGCTCGGCCACGAGCGCAGCGACGCCCAGCAGTTCGCCGACTGGGGCGTCGACTACCTCAAGTACGACAACTGCAATAACCAGGGCGTGGACGCCAAGAAGCGCTACATCGCCATGCGGGACGCCCTGAAGGCGGCGTCGGAGACGACGGGCCGCCCGATCGTCTACAGCATCTGCGAGTGGGGCGAGAACAAGCCCTGGGAGTGGGCCGCCGACGTCGGTCACCTGTGGCGCACCACGGGCGACATCAGCGACAACTGGGGCTCGATGCTCTCCATCATGAAGAAGAACCTGCCGCTCGCGCAGCACGCGGGCCCCGGCCGCTGGAACGACCCCGACATGCTGGAGGTCGGCAACGGGGGCATGACGGCCACCGAGTACCGCAGCCACTTCTCCATGTGGTCGATCATGGCCGCGCCGCTGCTCATCGGCTCCGACCTGCGCAAGGTCTCCCCCGAGACCTTCGACATCCTCGGCAACAAGGAAGTCATCGCCGTCGACCAGGACCCGCTGGGCAAGCAGGGCCACGTCGTCTCGTCCGAGGGCGGGCGCTGGGTCGTCGCCAAGGAGATGAAGGACGGCAGCCGCGCCGTCGCGCTGTTCAACGAGACCGGCAGCCCGAAGACCATCACCACGACCGCGAAGGCCGTGGGCCTGCCCGCCGCCGACGGCTACTCCCTGCGCGACCTGTGGAAGCACGAGAGCTACAACGTCGCGGGCACCATCTCCGCGACCGTGCCCGCGCACGGCACGGTCCTCGTGCGGGTCTCGGCCGACGACCAGTGGCACCACAAGCCGCCCGCCGTCGACCTCGGCACCGCCACCGACCCGCTGGTGGAGGCGGGCAAGGCCGAGAAGGTCCTCACCAAGGTCGCCAATCGCGGCAGCACCGACGCGCGCGACGTCCGCGTCTCCCTCACCGGCCCCTCCGGCTGGCGCCTCAAGGCGACCTCCCCGACCCGCGCGTCCACCCTCCGCACGGGCGAGGTTCTCGGCACGTCCTGGCAGGTGACGGCACCGCGGGACGCCAAGCCCGGAGCGTACGCCCTCGGCCTGAAGGCGAGCCACCGCGCACCCGGCGGCGGCCGCGTCCAGCTCGAACTGCCCCTGACGGCACGGGTCGTGGTGGCCCCGCCCACCGGCGACACCGCGCTCAGCGGCCTGCCCTGGCTGTCCACCACCAACGGCTGGGGTCCCGTCGAGAAGGACACCAGCAACGGCGAGAGCGCGGCAGGCGACGGCAGGCCGCTCACCATCGGCGGGAAGGTGTACGCCAAGGGGCTCGGTGTGCACGCGCAGAGCACCGTCGAGTACTACGCGGGCGGCACGTGCAAGAAGCTGACCGCCCAGGTCGGCGTCGACGACGAGAAGCCGGACAAGGGCACCGTCGCCTTCCAGATCTGGGCCGACGGCAGACTCGCCGCCGCCACCGGCGTCCTCACCACCGCCGACCCCGCCGAGACGGTCTCGGCCGACGTGCGCGGCGCCGAAGTGATCCGCCTCGTCGTCACGGACGGCGGCGACGGCATCGACTCGGACCACGCGGACTGGGCGGAGCCGGTGCTGAACTGCTGA
- a CDS encoding sensor histidine kinase, protein MNTDVAPPLGRRQQAWRLAAAAAMGLPTWLSLGVVLHRQADGTGSWFLIGDPLVALGCLAALLWRRRFPRAVAMTVAIVSTASALAGGTALLALSSVATRRRPMEIGSVALVYLAASQIPSPYPTQDAPGSTWFRFALPALAAGIAVAVGMAVGARRVEVRSLRERAESAEREQTARAERARTLERNRIAREMHDVLAHRISLVALQAGVLDHRGDLSAEENRVLVRGIAEGSHQALEELRDVLGVLRAEPGRPEPPQPDLGHIPGLVEEARGSGLDVTLSTTVTGRPSDVVARTCYRIVQEGLTNAAKHAPGARVHVTLAGTAGGHLTVSVRNSATTATTARPPTSGFGLLGLSERVDLVGGRLDHRPTPGDGYLLTAALPWPGPVLEERT, encoded by the coding sequence GTGAACACGGACGTCGCGCCACCGCTCGGACGGCGGCAGCAGGCCTGGCGCCTCGCGGCGGCCGCGGCCATGGGCCTGCCGACCTGGCTGTCCCTCGGAGTGGTGCTGCACCGGCAGGCGGACGGGACGGGTTCCTGGTTCCTCATCGGTGATCCGCTGGTCGCTCTCGGCTGCCTGGCCGCGCTGCTGTGGCGGCGCCGGTTCCCGCGTGCCGTCGCCATGACGGTCGCGATCGTCTCCACCGCGTCGGCGCTCGCCGGCGGCACCGCGCTGCTCGCGCTGAGCTCGGTCGCCACCCGTCGCCGTCCGATGGAGATCGGGAGCGTCGCGCTGGTCTACCTGGCCGCGTCCCAGATCCCCTCGCCCTACCCCACGCAGGACGCGCCCGGCTCGACGTGGTTCCGGTTCGCGCTCCCGGCACTGGCCGCGGGCATCGCGGTGGCCGTGGGCATGGCCGTCGGCGCACGCCGAGTCGAGGTGCGGTCCTTGCGGGAGCGGGCAGAGAGCGCGGAACGCGAGCAGACCGCGCGAGCGGAGCGGGCCCGCACCCTGGAGCGCAACCGGATCGCCCGCGAGATGCACGACGTGCTCGCGCACCGGATCTCCCTGGTCGCCCTGCAGGCCGGAGTCCTCGACCACCGCGGCGACCTCAGCGCCGAGGAGAACCGCGTCCTGGTCCGCGGCATCGCCGAGGGCTCCCACCAGGCCCTGGAGGAACTACGGGACGTCCTCGGCGTGCTCCGGGCGGAACCCGGCCGCCCCGAACCGCCCCAGCCCGACCTCGGCCACATCCCTGGCCTGGTCGAGGAGGCACGCGGGTCCGGCCTCGACGTCACGCTCAGCACCACCGTGACGGGAAGACCGTCCGACGTCGTCGCCCGCACCTGCTACCGGATCGTCCAGGAAGGACTCACCAACGCCGCCAAGCACGCCCCGGGCGCCCGCGTGCACGTCACTCTCGCGGGAACCGCGGGCGGCCATCTCACCGTCAGCGTCCGCAACTCGGCGACCACCGCCACGACGGCGCGACCGCCGACGTCGGGATTCGGGCTGCTCGGCCTCAGCGAGCGGGTCGACCTCGTCGGCGGCAGGCTCGACCACCGCCCCACCCCCGGCGACGGCTACCTCCTGACAGCCGCCCTGCCCTGGCCGGGCCCCGTGCTCGAAGAGAGAACCTGA
- a CDS encoding STAS domain-containing protein produces MHQDKLSEFTCENPELPPRVYEVDGATVVELYGDMDLVGFQRTLPHLDPVTAGPARVVVVDLTRATFLDCSGLSLLMRAHRRLTARGAALRVVCADPMTLRVMGITGLKATLSPVASVREALAQPHLGP; encoded by the coding sequence GTGCATCAGGACAAGCTGAGCGAATTCACGTGCGAGAACCCGGAATTACCACCCCGGGTGTACGAGGTCGACGGCGCCACGGTCGTGGAGCTGTACGGCGACATGGACCTCGTGGGGTTCCAGCGCACGCTCCCCCACCTCGACCCGGTGACGGCGGGCCCGGCCCGGGTCGTCGTGGTCGACTTGACGCGTGCCACGTTCCTCGACTGCTCCGGCCTCTCCCTGCTCATGCGGGCCCACCGCCGCCTCACCGCCCGGGGCGCCGCGCTGCGCGTGGTGTGCGCCGACCCCATGACCCTGCGCGTCATGGGCATCACCGGCCTGAAGGCGACGCTGTCTCCGGTCGCCTCCGTACGGGAGGCGCTGGCGCAGCCGCACCTCGGCCCTTGA
- a CDS encoding carbohydrate ABC transporter permease: MPQKTARRAGRRATARRFTRRDIAVLGVLLGIPVLLDIVIVWGPALASVGLSFTSWDGIGDIHWVGGDNYENLVEDYPAFWPAVRHNLLWIAFLGLVATPFGLFLAVLIDRGVRFSRFYQSVLYMPVVLSLAVVGFMAQLLLGTDQGVVNTILDNRNDPVDWLGDSSINLWMMMLAASWRHTGYVMILYLAGLKSVDPALKEAAAIDGANERQTFFRVTLPTLRPVNVIVGVITVIEALRAFDIVYAVNKGRNGLELLSVLITDNIIGEASRIGFGSAIAVFLLAVSLGFIVTFLVQELRGAREK; encoded by the coding sequence GTGCCGCAGAAAACCGCGCGGCGCGCCGGTCGGCGGGCGACGGCACGGCGCTTCACGCGCCGTGACATCGCCGTGCTCGGCGTGCTCCTTGGCATCCCCGTGCTCCTTGACATCGTCATCGTCTGGGGCCCGGCCCTGGCCTCCGTCGGCCTGTCCTTCACGTCCTGGGACGGCATCGGCGACATCCACTGGGTGGGCGGGGACAACTACGAGAACCTGGTCGAGGACTACCCCGCGTTCTGGCCCGCCGTCCGCCACAACCTGTTGTGGATCGCCTTCCTCGGCCTGGTGGCGACGCCGTTCGGGCTCTTCCTCGCCGTCCTCATCGACCGCGGCGTCCGCTTCAGCCGCTTCTACCAGTCCGTGCTGTACATGCCCGTCGTGCTGTCCCTCGCCGTCGTCGGCTTCATGGCGCAGCTGCTCCTCGGCACCGACCAGGGCGTCGTCAACACGATCCTGGACAACCGCAACGACCCGGTCGATTGGCTCGGCGACTCCAGCATCAACCTGTGGATGATGATGCTGGCCGCGAGCTGGCGGCACACCGGCTACGTCATGATCCTCTACCTGGCCGGACTCAAGTCCGTCGACCCCGCGCTCAAGGAGGCGGCGGCCATCGACGGCGCGAACGAACGCCAGACCTTCTTCCGCGTCACCCTGCCGACGCTGCGCCCCGTGAACGTCATCGTCGGCGTCATCACCGTCATCGAGGCTCTGCGCGCCTTCGACATCGTCTACGCGGTCAACAAGGGCCGCAACGGGCTCGAACTGCTCTCGGTGCTCATCACCGACAACATCATCGGCGAGGCCAGCCGCATCGGGTTCGGCTCGGCCATCGCGGTCTTCCTGCTCGCGGTGTCCCTGGGATTCATCGTGACGTTCCTGGTCCAGGAGCTGAGAGGAGCGCGCGAGAAATGA
- a CDS encoding NUDIX hydrolase, which yields MIVWINGAFGAGKTSAARELIELIPNSTLFDPEVIGGGLPQLLPAKHLAEVSDFQDLPIWRRLVVDTAAGLLAEVGGVLVVPMTLLRQEYRDEIFGGLAARRIPVRHVLLAPDETILRARIAAREVSPDVPDGELRVRQWSFDHIEPYFAALSAWLGADAHRVDNGSLTPYETAERVAEAVRTGAAAVCDIVQTPEPTAETLAAGVLLFDEQDRVLLVDPTYKAGWEFPGGVVEPGEAPAHAGVREVAEETGIRLTGTPRLLVADWEPPTPPGYGGMRLLFDGGHLDSSEARRLLLPGPELRDWRFVTEDEAARMLPPVRYARLRWALRARERGATLYLEAGEPVGG from the coding sequence GTGATCGTCTGGATCAACGGCGCGTTCGGTGCGGGCAAGACCAGCGCCGCACGGGAACTGATCGAGCTGATCCCGAACAGCACACTCTTCGACCCTGAGGTCATCGGCGGCGGGCTGCCGCAGCTCCTTCCGGCCAAGCACCTCGCCGAGGTGAGCGACTTCCAGGACCTGCCGATCTGGCGGCGCCTGGTGGTCGACACGGCGGCCGGGCTGCTCGCCGAGGTCGGCGGCGTCCTCGTGGTGCCGATGACACTGCTGCGCCAGGAGTATCGCGATGAGATATTCGGCGGGCTCGCCGCCCGTCGCATACCCGTGCGCCACGTTCTGCTCGCTCCGGACGAAACGATCCTGCGTGCGCGCATCGCCGCCCGTGAGGTCTCCCCGGACGTGCCCGACGGCGAACTGCGCGTCCGACAGTGGTCGTTCGACCACATCGAGCCCTACTTCGCCGCGCTGTCCGCCTGGCTCGGCGCGGACGCCCACCGCGTGGACAACGGCTCCCTGACGCCGTACGAGACGGCGGAGCGCGTCGCCGAGGCCGTCCGCACCGGGGCCGCCGCCGTCTGCGACATCGTGCAGACACCCGAGCCCACCGCGGAGACCCTCGCCGCCGGCGTGCTGCTCTTCGACGAGCAGGACCGGGTGCTCCTGGTGGATCCGACGTACAAGGCGGGCTGGGAGTTCCCCGGCGGTGTGGTGGAGCCGGGCGAGGCACCCGCGCATGCCGGGGTGCGCGAGGTCGCCGAGGAGACCGGAATCCGGCTCACCGGGACGCCGCGCCTGCTCGTCGCCGACTGGGAGCCGCCCACACCGCCCGGCTACGGCGGCATGCGCCTCCTTTTCGACGGCGGCCACCTCGACAGCAGCGAGGCGCGCAGGCTGCTGCTGCCGGGGCCGGAGCTGCGGGACTGGCGCTTCGTCACCGAGGACGAGGCCGCCCGGATGCTCCCGCCCGTGCGCTACGCCCGTCTGCGCTGGGCGCTGCGGGCGCGGGAGCGGGGCGCGACGCTGTACCTAGAGGCGGGCGAGCCGGTGGGCGGCTAG
- a CDS encoding 50S ribosomal protein bL37, whose amino-acid sequence MENAERPSNRRHLTPERSAAMSSKRRRKKKARRKHAANHGKRPQS is encoded by the coding sequence GTGGAAAACGCCGAAAGACCGAGCAATCGGCGCCATCTCACCCCCGAGAGGAGCGCGGCCATGTCCTCGAAGCGTCGCCGCAAGAAGAAGGCCCGCCGCAAGCACGCGGCCAACCACGGCAAGCGGCCGCAGTCCTGA
- a CDS encoding ABC transporter substrate-binding protein, which yields MSRRNLLRGAAVGAGAVTLPALLTGCGDGPGGNKNEVTVGSNASDAVPKKAFAAAFDAYEKQSDKKVKVNTTEHNEFQQNITRYLQGSPDNVFMWFAGYRMQYFAEKGLLIEISDVWEDFKGFSPALKEQSTHEGKQYFVPYYYYPWAVFHRKSLFEKQGYEQAKNWDQFIALAKKMHKDGTPVAFCDKDGWPAMGTFDYINMRLNGYDFHKSLMAGEEAWTDQKVKKVFDLWRELMPYYQKGALGRTWEEAGQGLQQRRTGMAVFGMPHPGSQFPVDERDDIDFFAFPEIDPQFGQDAVEAPIDGFLIAKKSRNVEGAKDLLAWLGTAEAEDVYLKGDPNNVAVNDGADTAKYSPLQKKSAELVSKAKHISQFLDRDTRPDFAQTVMIKALQDFISNPKDVDGLVNSIERQKKDIFST from the coding sequence ATGTCCCGGCGGAATCTTCTGCGCGGTGCGGCCGTCGGCGCCGGGGCGGTCACGCTCCCCGCGCTGCTCACCGGCTGCGGTGACGGACCCGGCGGCAACAAGAACGAGGTGACGGTGGGCTCCAACGCCTCGGACGCCGTGCCGAAGAAGGCGTTCGCCGCGGCCTTCGACGCGTACGAGAAGCAGAGCGACAAGAAGGTCAAGGTCAACACCACGGAGCACAACGAATTCCAGCAGAACATCACGCGCTATCTCCAGGGTTCACCGGACAACGTCTTCATGTGGTTCGCCGGCTACCGCATGCAGTACTTCGCCGAAAAGGGCCTGCTCATCGAGATCAGCGATGTCTGGGAGGACTTCAAGGGGTTCTCGCCCGCCCTGAAGGAACAGTCGACCCACGAGGGCAAGCAGTACTTCGTGCCGTACTACTACTACCCCTGGGCCGTCTTCCACCGGAAGAGCCTCTTCGAGAAGCAGGGATACGAACAGGCCAAGAACTGGGACCAGTTCATCGCCCTCGCCAAGAAGATGCACAAGGACGGCACCCCGGTCGCCTTCTGCGACAAGGACGGCTGGCCCGCGATGGGCACCTTCGACTACATCAACATGCGCCTGAACGGATACGACTTCCACAAGAGCCTGATGGCGGGCGAGGAGGCGTGGACCGACCAGAAGGTGAAGAAGGTCTTCGACCTGTGGCGCGAGCTCATGCCGTACTACCAGAAAGGCGCGCTCGGCCGGACCTGGGAGGAGGCCGGGCAGGGCCTCCAGCAGCGCAGGACCGGCATGGCCGTCTTCGGCATGCCGCACCCCGGCTCCCAGTTCCCGGTGGACGAGCGCGACGACATCGACTTCTTCGCGTTCCCCGAGATCGACCCGCAGTTCGGCCAGGACGCGGTGGAGGCGCCCATCGACGGATTCCTCATCGCCAAGAAGTCCAGGAACGTGGAAGGCGCCAAGGACCTGCTTGCCTGGCTCGGCACCGCAGAGGCCGAGGACGTCTATCTGAAGGGCGACCCCAACAACGTCGCGGTCAACGACGGCGCCGACACCGCGAAGTACTCCCCGCTGCAGAAGAAGTCCGCCGAACTCGTCTCCAAGGCCAAGCACATCTCGCAGTTCCTGGACCGCGACACCCGCCCCGATTTCGCGCAGACCGTGATGATCAAGGCGCTGCAGGACTTCATCAGCAACCCGAAGGACGTAGACGGGCTCGTCAACAGCATCGAACGGCAGAAGAAGGACATCTTCTCCACCTGA
- a CDS encoding GNAT family N-acetyltransferase, whose amino-acid sequence MTSDAAVLDHPVAQSLLGQHAELARRCGQAATYLPGVATFCAVPAEPDATDWADLARLLGSGGFADMFSSPALPPSDWEPVFELEGRQMLWPGRPAGAPRPAADVAVLELGPQDVPDMLDLVARAEPGPFWPRTCELGTYLGIRAQGRLVAMAGERLRPPGWTEISAVCTAPEARGQGHAARLVLALVERVLARGERPFLHVAEANTGAIALYERLGFENRRSVTFRGFRTP is encoded by the coding sequence GTGACCAGTGATGCCGCCGTGCTCGACCATCCCGTGGCCCAGTCGCTGCTTGGGCAGCACGCGGAGCTGGCTCGGCGCTGCGGGCAGGCGGCCACGTACCTGCCGGGTGTCGCGACCTTCTGCGCGGTGCCGGCCGAGCCCGACGCGACGGACTGGGCCGATCTGGCGCGACTGCTCGGCAGCGGCGGTTTCGCCGACATGTTCAGCAGCCCGGCGCTCCCGCCGTCGGACTGGGAGCCGGTCTTCGAGTTGGAGGGGCGGCAGATGCTGTGGCCCGGCCGCCCAGCCGGTGCTCCACGTCCTGCCGCCGATGTCGCGGTCCTGGAGCTGGGGCCGCAGGACGTGCCGGACATGCTCGACCTCGTCGCGCGGGCCGAACCGGGGCCGTTCTGGCCCCGTACCTGTGAGCTCGGCACCTATCTCGGGATCCGCGCGCAAGGACGCCTGGTGGCGATGGCGGGCGAGCGGCTACGGCCTCCGGGGTGGACCGAGATCAGCGCCGTGTGCACGGCCCCCGAGGCACGCGGCCAGGGCCACGCGGCCCGGCTGGTGCTCGCGCTGGTCGAGCGCGTACTCGCCCGGGGAGAGCGGCCGTTCCTGCACGTGGCCGAGGCGAACACCGGTGCCATCGCCCTGTATGAGCGGCTCGGGTTCGAGAACCGCAGGTCAGTGACCTTCCGCGGCTTCCGCACCCCCTGA
- a CDS encoding carbohydrate ABC transporter permease has product MTADIRATARTTEPAPPAREFRPARPPRRGRFGVHIFLSAVSLLFLAPLLLAVYASLRPYEETAQHGYFSFPKKLSFDYYREAYTESGMGKYFMNTLIIAVPAVIITLFLAAFVAFAVARINIRGSLALLMFFTAGNLLPPQVLVTPLYVLFLKIDLPWWMSDSMSLYDSYWAVILVNIGFQVGFCVFVLANFMRTLPKEILEAAIVDGAGVWTQFWRITLPLCRPAIAALATLEFTWIYNDFLWALIFISNPDKLPITSSLNNLRGQFFTDYNLLAAGSVLVALPTILVFLLLQRHFIAGLTLGSSKG; this is encoded by the coding sequence ATGACAGCGGACATCCGTGCCACGGCCCGCACCACCGAACCCGCGCCACCCGCACGCGAGTTCCGCCCCGCGCGGCCGCCCCGCCGCGGTCGCTTCGGCGTGCACATCTTCCTGTCCGCGGTGTCCCTGCTGTTCCTGGCGCCGCTGCTGCTCGCCGTCTACGCCAGCCTGCGCCCGTACGAGGAGACGGCCCAGCACGGCTACTTCTCGTTCCCGAAGAAGCTGTCCTTCGACTACTACCGCGAGGCCTACACCGAATCCGGTATGGGCAAGTACTTCATGAACACGCTGATCATCGCAGTGCCCGCGGTGATCATCACGCTCTTCCTCGCCGCGTTCGTCGCGTTCGCCGTCGCCCGCATCAACATCCGCGGCAGCCTGGCCCTGCTGATGTTCTTCACCGCGGGCAACCTGCTGCCGCCACAGGTCCTCGTCACACCGCTCTACGTTCTCTTCCTGAAGATCGACCTGCCTTGGTGGATGTCGGACTCGATGAGCCTCTACGACTCGTACTGGGCCGTCATCCTCGTCAACATCGGCTTCCAGGTGGGCTTCTGCGTCTTCGTCCTGGCCAATTTCATGCGCACCCTGCCCAAGGAGATCCTGGAGGCGGCGATCGTCGACGGCGCCGGGGTGTGGACCCAGTTCTGGCGCATCACCCTGCCCCTGTGCCGCCCCGCGATCGCGGCCCTCGCCACGCTCGAGTTCACCTGGATCTACAACGACTTCCTCTGGGCCCTGATCTTCATCTCCAACCCCGACAAGCTCCCCATCACCTCGTCGCTGAACAACCTGCGCGGCCAGTTCTTCACCGACTACAACCTGCTCGCGGCGGGATCGGTCCTGGTGGCCCTGCCGACGATCCTTGTCTTCCTGCTGCTGCAACGGCACTTCATCGCGGGGTTGACGCTGGGGTCGAGCAAGGGCTGA
- a CDS encoding helix-turn-helix domain-containing protein, which produces MLRIHFTSDDLARTRFVEGPDPLWELSISLHRLRRRDASVLFGAWRRRVAPALPADVRMLTALSPVRGYTCDFLTLRTGAELREQTEALRALPRRTLRADLQTFGRLNPGRRLPSWAADLAAGSAPVLGRIADTARACFDVGLQPYWRVIDDEVRHDVALRTRALAHGGWDAVLGTLHPSARWDHPVLTMDFPLDLDLHLEGRGLLLLPCFFSPCHPTTLIDPALDPVLAYPIEHRPGWERPSHALADHPALAALLGHARARLLEAAADGTSTTTELARHTGLSPSNASRHLTALRQAALVSSRRHRNTTLHAVTALGTALLNGQQPLLPA; this is translated from the coding sequence ATGCTGCGGATTCATTTCACTTCGGACGACCTCGCGCGCACTCGATTCGTCGAAGGGCCCGATCCGCTGTGGGAGTTGAGCATCAGCCTGCACCGGCTCCGACGCCGCGACGCCTCCGTGCTCTTCGGCGCCTGGCGACGGCGGGTGGCCCCCGCGCTCCCGGCCGACGTCCGGATGCTCACGGCGCTCTCCCCGGTCCGCGGCTACACCTGCGACTTCCTCACCCTTCGCACGGGCGCGGAGCTGCGGGAACAGACGGAGGCCCTGCGCGCCCTGCCCCGGCGGACGCTGCGCGCCGACCTCCAGACCTTCGGCCGCCTCAACCCCGGCCGCAGGCTGCCCTCCTGGGCGGCCGACCTGGCCGCGGGCTCGGCCCCCGTGCTCGGCCGCATCGCCGACACCGCCCGGGCCTGCTTCGATGTCGGGCTCCAGCCGTACTGGCGCGTCATCGACGACGAGGTGCGCCACGACGTCGCGCTGCGCACCCGGGCCCTCGCACACGGCGGGTGGGACGCGGTCCTCGGCACGCTGCACCCGTCAGCCCGCTGGGACCACCCGGTCCTCACCATGGACTTCCCCCTCGACCTCGACCTCCATCTGGAGGGACGCGGCCTGCTGCTCCTGCCCTGCTTCTTCAGCCCCTGCCACCCCACGACCCTCATCGACCCCGCCCTGGACCCCGTCCTGGCCTACCCCATCGAACACCGGCCGGGTTGGGAGCGGCCGAGCCACGCCCTCGCCGACCACCCGGCCCTCGCCGCCCTCCTCGGCCACGCCCGCGCCCGCCTCCTGGAGGCCGCGGCCGACGGCACCTCCACCACCACGGAACTGGCCCGGCACACCGGCCTGAGCCCGTCCAACGCCAGCCGCCACCTCACCGCCCTGCGCCAGGCCGCGCTCGTCTCCAGCCGCCGCCACCGCAACACCACGCTGCACGCGGTCACGGCACTGGGCACGGCCCTCCTGAACGGGCAGCAGCCGCTCCTGCCCGCCTGA